AGGTACGACAGGCAACCCTAAAGGGGCTCTGTATTCTCATCGTTCAACCATCCTTCATTCTTATGGCTCATCCTTGCCAGATGGCTTGAACGTATCGGCACGCGATTCTGTTTTGCCGGTAGTACCGATGTTCCATGTAAATGCATGGGGCCTGCCTTATTCTGCACCATTGAACGGTGCCAAACTGGTTTTCCCGGGCCCGCATCTGGACGGCAAATCTCTCTATGAATTGTTTGAGCAGGAAAAAGTCACTTTCTCTGCAGGAGTACCTACCGTCTGGCTGGGTCTACTGACTTATGTGGCACAAAATAATCTGAAGTTTTCGACTTTCAAACGCACAGTGATTGGTGGTTCTGCCTGCCCGCCAGCCATGATGAAGACCTTGCGTCATACCTATGGTGTAGAGGTAGTCCATGCCTGGGGCATGACAGAAATGTCACCGCTTGGCACTGCTGGTACCTTGATGACCAAACATGCTGACCTGGCCGAAGAAGACAAGCAAGCGATACTCCAGAAACAAGGCCATGTCCTGTATGGCGTAGATATGAAGATCGTTGATGACGCTGGCCAGGAATTGCCATGGGACGGCAAAACCTATGGCAACCTGCTGGTCAAAGGCCCCTGGATTATCAATAGCTATTACAAGAATGAAGGCGGTGATGTTCTTGAAGATGGCTGGTTCCCGACTGGTGACGTGGCTACCATCGATGATGATGGTTATATGCAGATTACTGACCGCAGCAAGGATGTGGTCAAATCGGGTGGCGAGTGGATAGGTACGATAGACCTGGAAAATGTAGCGGTCTCACACCCGGCAATCCTGCAAGCGGCCTGTATCGGTGTATTCCATCCCAAATGGGATGAGCGCCCATTGCTGCTGGCGGTCAAGAAGCCTGGTGCGGAAGTCACTAAAGAGGAATTACTGCAATTTTTTGACGGAAAAGTTGCGAAATGGTGGCTGCCTGATGACGTGGTTTTCATAGAAAGCCTGCCATTAGGCGCAACAGGGAAAATTTTGAAAAATAAACTGAGGGAGCAATTCAAGGAATATAAACTACCAACTGCATAAGAAGTGCAGAACCTGACTATGTATAGTTCAGGTTCTGGAAGTAGCGATAAAACGAAAAAAATCTAGATTCCAACAATGAGAATACCGGAGAGAGACAAATGAAATTTCCTTTACGTGCCAGCCTTGCTGCAGTCGCTTTAACCTTCGCCGTACCCGCAGTGATGGCTGATACCATCAAGATCGCCTACATCGATCCACTGTCAGGTGCTTTTGCGCCAGTTGGGCAAAATATTCTGAACTCCTATCAATACATTGCTGATAAAGCCAATGCTGAAAAATGGGCGGGGGAACATAAATTTGAAGTTGTCGGTTTTGATAATAAGGGTAGTCCACAAGAGTCACTGAATGTATTGAAAACAGTCATTGATAAAGGTTTTCGCTATATCACACAGGGCAATGGCTCGGCGGTAGGCCTGGCTTTGCAGGATGCCGTCAACAAGCATAATGAGCGCAATCCCGGTAAGGAAATTGTTTATCTGAACCATGCTGCTGTTGATCCTGACATGACCAATAGCAAATGTAGCTTCTGGCATTTCCGTTTTGATTCCAACTCGGACATGAAAATGGAAGCGCTGACAACCTTCATGGCTGCTGATAAAAACATCAAGAAGGTATATATCATTGGCCAGAACTACTCGTTTGGACATCAGGTTACCCGCGCTGCCAAAGAGTACCTGGCACGCAAACGCCCAGATATACAAATTGTTGGCGATGATCTGCATCCTATTGGCCAGGTCAAGGATTTCTCTCCCTATGTGGCAAAAATCAAGGCTTCCGGCGCGGACACCGTTATTACCGGCAACTGGGGTGCCGACCTGGCCTTGCTGATCAAGTCCGCAAAGGATGCTGACCTGAAATCCAATTTCTACACCTACTACGCATCAACAACGGGTGTGCCTACGGCGATGGGTGCGGCGGGTATGGACAGGGTCAAGTATGTCGGTTACTGGAATGCGAATAACGAAACCTTTGCAGGTAAAGACATCGTTGAAGGGTTCAAGACCAAGTACAAGGATGATTACTATTCCATGGCGACTTATTCTGTCCTGGCTGCCATGGGGCAGGCTGTCAAGCAGGCCAAATCTGTTGATCCAGTCAAAGTTGCATTCGCACTGGAAGGCTTGAACTTCAAGAGCCTGAACGGTGACGCGAACATGCGTAAGGTTGATCACCAGATACAACAGCCATTGTACATAGCAACCTGGGTTAAAACCAATGGCAAGGATGTTAAATTTGACCAGGAAAATACCGGCATGGGTTGGAAAACCAATCAAAAGATCGATGCATTTGTCGCGTCACAGCCATCTTCTTGCCAGATGAAACGACCAGGCTAGTCCTTTAAAAAAAAGAGAGTCGCTTCATGCGCACTCTCTTTTTTTTCCTATAAATAGTACGATCGTTCAAGAATTTTCTGAAAAGGATCTTGGCTGTGGAATTCACACTGATCACTTTGCTGAACGGTGTCAGTTACGGATTGCTGTTGTTCATGCTTTCATCCGGACTGACGCTGATCTTCAGCATGATGGGCGTACTCAATTTCGCCCACGCCAGTTTTTACATGTTGGGCGCCTACTTTGCCTATACCATCAGTATCAAAATCGGCTTTTGGCCAGCTTTGTTTTTGGCTCCGTTATTGGTTGGTTTGCTAGGTGCAATGGTAGAGCGATATGGCCTGCGTTCCGTGCATAAATACGGGCATATCCCCGAATTACTATTTACCTTCGGGCTGTCTTATGTGATTGTCGAACTGGTGCAACTGATTTGGGGCAGATCTACTGTTCCTTATCCCATCCCTGCGTCTCTGGATGGCCCCTTGTTTACCCTTTACACGACGACATTCCCCATCTATCGCGGTTTCATGATGCTGGTTGCGCTGGTAATGCTGGCTTCGATTTACCTGTTGCTGACACGTACCCGCATAGGTCTGGTGATACAGGCTGCTCTCACTCATCCTGATACTGTGGAAGCGCTGGGACATAATGTCCCGCGCGTTTTCATGCTGGTATTTGGCGGCGGTTGCGCATTGGCCGGGCTTGCCGGCGTTGTGGGCGGTAATGCCTTTGTCACCGAGCCAGGAATGGCAGCGACTTTGGGAAGCATAATTTTCGTCGTCGTCGTGGTTGGCGGTATGGGGTCGCTGGCAGGTGCTTTTGTGGCATCGCTGCTGATAGGGGTATTGCAGACATTTGCCGTAGCGCTGGATTACTCCTTCGTCTCCGTGTTCGCAAAACTGGGCATGATCATCAGTGCCACAGCGCCTGGCTATGCCTTGCTGAGTCTGACGATTGCACAGGTAGCACCTATCTTGCCTTATCTCTTGTTGGTACTCATCCTGATTTTCAGGCCCAGAGGTTTACTCGGCACTCGTGAAGGATAAAAGATGAGCAAAGCTTTAGTATTCAAACCTATCAATCTGGCACGCTGGATTATCTGGGGCAGCTTTGCCATGCTGCTTATTCTGGCACCGATGATATTCAGTAGCGGTGGATCATTATCTCTGCTCTCGCAAATCGGTACACTGATGATCTTCGGCCTTTCTTACAATATGCTGTTGGGGCAGGGCGGTATGCTGTCATTTGGTCACGCGGTTTATTCTGGCCTGGGAGCTTTCTTCGCCATCCATGCGATGAATATGATCACTGCTGGCAGCCTGGTTTTCCCGGTCACCCTGATTCCTTTGATTGGTGGCGTTGCAGGCATGTTTTTTGGGGTGTTGTTTGGCTACGTTACGACCAAGAAGTCTGGTACGACTTTCTCCATGATTACTTTGGGTATGGTGGAGCTGGTGTTTGCCTGTTCCCTGATGTTCCCCAGTTTCTTTGGTGGCGAGGGTGGGATCTCGACCAATCGCGTCATAGGCCAGTCCTTCCTTGGTATTACTTACGGTCCGCAAATCCAGGTGTATTACCTGATTGCCATGTGGTTGTTTATCAGTACCGTAGGCATGTATGCGTTTACACAAACGCCTTTGGGGCGCATTGTCAATGCGGTTCGCGATAATCCTGAACGCGTTGAGTTCATAGGCTACGATACCCAATGGGTGCGTTACCTGACATTGATATTGTCAGCTTTTTTTGCAGGTATTGCTGGCGGCTTGTCTGCCATCAATTTTGAAATCGTCACTGCAGAAAATGTCAGCGCCATACGTTCAGGTGCTGTGTTGCTGTTCACTTTCATTGGTGGCGTGGGCTTCTTCTTTGGCCCAATGATAGGGGCAATCATAGGGGTGTTCCTGACCGTGATGCTGTCAGACCTGACCAAGGCATGGCAGTTGTACCTGGGTGTTTTCTTCATCCTCATCGTCATGTATGCGCCTGGCGGCATGGCCAGCATCATCATGATGAATTTGCGCGTGGCGAAGTTTGGCATGTTCAAGCGGGTATGGCCTAGTATGTGGAAACTGGTGCTGGCAGCGGCAGCGACCACGGCTGGAACCATTCTGGCAGTGGAAATGCTGTATCAACGCACACTGGAGGCCAGCCAGAGTGCTGTCATAGAGATGTTTGGCGTTTCCATTGACACGGCCAGTAGCGTTTCCTGGGGAGTGACAGCTGTCGTTATCGCCCTGGGTATTTTTGCCTGCGCGAAGTTGAAGAATGGTTTTGCCGAACATTGGGGCGAAGTCAATACTGAAATTGAAGAGCAAATGCGGAGGGCGCAAGCATGACAGGCTTTTCGCTTGAATTAAAAGACGTACGAAAATCCTTTGGCAGTGCGGAAATCATCAAGGGTGCCAATTTGCAGGTGCCAAAAGGCGAACGATTTGCCATTATCGGCCCTAATGGTGCAGGCAAATCCACGCTGTTTAATTTGATTTCTGGCCGCTTTCCTATTACTTCCGGAGATATCCTGCTCAATGGCGAGAGCATCACGCAATTGAAACCGTATGAAATCAACCGCCGTGGCCTGTCACGCAGTTTTCAGATTACGAATATTTTTCACCGTCTGTCCGTATATGAAAACCTGCGCTGCGCAGTATTGTGGTCATTGGGATATAAATACTCATTCTGGCACAGGCTGAATGGATTGAAGGATGCACATGAAAGGGCAGAAGCAGTATTGGAACAGATAGGCCTGAAACGCAGGCGTAATGTCACGGCCGGTTTGCTAACCTATGCAGAGCAGCGTGCGCTGGAAATTGGTATCACCATCGCTGGCGGTGCTGACGTGATTTTGCTCGATGAACCTACTGCCGGCATGAGCAGGTCAGAATCTGATGCAGCAGTTGAGCTCATACGCAAGGTCACGGTCGGCAAATCCCTGTTGATGGTGGAGCATGACATGAGCGTGGTCTTCGGCCTGGCCGATAAAATTGCCGTGGTCGTCTATGGTGAAGTCATTGCCTGCGACACGCCTGCCAATATCCGCAATAATCAAAAAGTCAAAGACGCCTATCTGGGTGGTCATGCGCCGGTGGAGGTTGAATGAGCTTACTGACGATAAAAAATCTGAATGCATACTATGGCAAGAGCCACGTCCTGCATGGTGTTGATATGCAGGTCAATGCGGGTGAAATTGTCAGCCTGTTGGGGCGCAATGGCGTAGGGCGCTCGACTACCGTCAAGGCAACCATGGGACAGGTCGATGCGACTGGTTCCATCTTGTTCAAGGGCGAGGAAATCATCGGTCTGAAAGCCTTCCAGATTGCCCATAAAGGCCTGGGCTATGTACCTGAAAACCGTGATATTTTTCCTGGTCTGACGGTGGAACAAAATCTGATGCTGGGTGAAAAATCTGGTCGCCCCAAGGGAAGCAAGCCGCGCTGGAGTATGGAAGACATGTATCAGATGTTTCCGCGTCTGCGTGAGCGCAGGAATACCCAGGCAGGGGTGATGTCCGGCGGTGAGCAGCAAATGCTGACGCTATGCCGCACCTTGATGGGTGATCCTGACCTGATCATGATTGATGAACCCACAGAAGGATTGGCACCAAAGATTGTTGAACTGGTAGCCGAATACTTGAAGGAGCTGAAAAATCGCGGTATCTCCGTTTTATTGGTAGAACAAAAATTGGCAATTGCGCTGGAAATTTCACAGCGCGTATATGTCATGGGACATGGCAGCATTGTGTTTGAAGGCACACCTGCAGATTTGCGTGCCAACGACAATATCCGTAAAGAATGGCTGGAGGTGTAAAAGCTTCCTGCCTCATGCTGATAAATGCTTGGGTACTTGCGTGCTTCTGCCTATGGTATGTCTTGATCAGTTTCTAACCTGGTTGCCTCAATTAGGTTGGAACCTGATCATTTTATTTTTTATATCATCAAGATCGTCCGTTTCTACTCGATTGCGCCCATTTTCCTTGGCGCGGTAGAGTGCTTTATCTGCGATTAACAATAGTGCTTCAATATCAGGCACGGCTTGGTGGATTAGGCTGATTCCTATGCTGACAGTGACCTTGATTTGCTGGTCATCACCAATGGCTATCGGAGTACTGGCAAGTTTGCTACGTATCCGCTCGGCTATCATTTCAGCATCCTTGCGGCTGCAGCCGGGCAATATGGCCGCAAATTCTTCACCACCGATACGACCCAGTGTATCGACTTCACGCAAGCCAGCGCTGGCTATGCGCGCAAACGCCACCAGCACACGGTCACCACCAGCATGGCCATACGTATCATTGACATCCTTGAATTTGTCGATGTCCAGCATCAGTACTGCTACCGGGCGCCTTTGTTCAGCCAAGGCGCACAATTTGCTGGAAGCCCGCTCATTAAATGCCCGCCGGTTCAAGAGGCTGGTCAGTTGGTCGTGCTCTGCAATGTACTTGAGTTGACGCAAGAGTTCTTCGCGCGCTGCCATGACGCAGGCTACAGTCAGTGGCGCCATTGTCAGCAAGCTTACTCCTGTGCGTATTGACAGCAGCATGGGGCGTGAATTCATGTTGACGATGGAGATGGGCAGGTAGCCCATGGACATGGAAATCAATACCCAGCCGCTGTAAAACAAGGTCAGTACGCTAGTGATGAAAATGTCATAGCTGAGTGCG
This is a stretch of genomic DNA from Undibacterium sp. KW1. It encodes these proteins:
- a CDS encoding branched-chain amino acid ABC transporter permease; amino-acid sequence: MEFTLITLLNGVSYGLLLFMLSSGLTLIFSMMGVLNFAHASFYMLGAYFAYTISIKIGFWPALFLAPLLVGLLGAMVERYGLRSVHKYGHIPELLFTFGLSYVIVELVQLIWGRSTVPYPIPASLDGPLFTLYTTTFPIYRGFMMLVALVMLASIYLLLTRTRIGLVIQAALTHPDTVEALGHNVPRVFMLVFGGGCALAGLAGVVGGNAFVTEPGMAATLGSIIFVVVVVGGMGSLAGAFVASLLIGVLQTFAVALDYSFVSVFAKLGMIISATAPGYALLSLTIAQVAPILPYLLLVLILIFRPRGLLGTREG
- a CDS encoding ABC transporter ATP-binding protein, which translates into the protein MSLLTIKNLNAYYGKSHVLHGVDMQVNAGEIVSLLGRNGVGRSTTVKATMGQVDATGSILFKGEEIIGLKAFQIAHKGLGYVPENRDIFPGLTVEQNLMLGEKSGRPKGSKPRWSMEDMYQMFPRLRERRNTQAGVMSGGEQQMLTLCRTLMGDPDLIMIDEPTEGLAPKIVELVAEYLKELKNRGISVLLVEQKLAIALEISQRVYVMGHGSIVFEGTPADLRANDNIRKEWLEV
- a CDS encoding branched-chain amino acid ABC transporter permease gives rise to the protein MSKALVFKPINLARWIIWGSFAMLLILAPMIFSSGGSLSLLSQIGTLMIFGLSYNMLLGQGGMLSFGHAVYSGLGAFFAIHAMNMITAGSLVFPVTLIPLIGGVAGMFFGVLFGYVTTKKSGTTFSMITLGMVELVFACSLMFPSFFGGEGGISTNRVIGQSFLGITYGPQIQVYYLIAMWLFISTVGMYAFTQTPLGRIVNAVRDNPERVEFIGYDTQWVRYLTLILSAFFAGIAGGLSAINFEIVTAENVSAIRSGAVLLFTFIGGVGFFFGPMIGAIIGVFLTVMLSDLTKAWQLYLGVFFILIVMYAPGGMASIIMMNLRVAKFGMFKRVWPSMWKLVLAAAATTAGTILAVEMLYQRTLEASQSAVIEMFGVSIDTASSVSWGVTAVVIALGIFACAKLKNGFAEHWGEVNTEIEEQMRRAQA
- a CDS encoding GGDEF domain-containing protein translates to MTDTSLSNAGPLKGRAFWFVNELVNLMAILPVMLSLPDLSGFRLNRRRAFKTYSIQPGKILPVCALLASFVLGIIIGGPGAPVFSIPALLWCALSYDIFITSVLTLFYSGWVLISMSMGYLPISIVNMNSRPMLLSIRTGVSLLTMAPLTVACVMAAREELLRQLKYIAEHDQLTSLLNRRAFNERASSKLCALAEQRRPVAVLMLDIDKFKDVNDTYGHAGGDRVLVAFARIASAGLREVDTLGRIGGEEFAAILPGCSRKDAEMIAERIRSKLASTPIAIGDDQQIKVTVSIGISLIHQAVPDIEALLLIADKALYRAKENGRNRVETDDLDDIKNKMIRFQPN
- a CDS encoding ABC transporter ATP-binding protein produces the protein MTGFSLELKDVRKSFGSAEIIKGANLQVPKGERFAIIGPNGAGKSTLFNLISGRFPITSGDILLNGESITQLKPYEINRRGLSRSFQITNIFHRLSVYENLRCAVLWSLGYKYSFWHRLNGLKDAHERAEAVLEQIGLKRRRNVTAGLLTYAEQRALEIGITIAGGADVILLDEPTAGMSRSESDAAVELIRKVTVGKSLLMVEHDMSVVFGLADKIAVVVYGEVIACDTPANIRNNQKVKDAYLGGHAPVEVE
- a CDS encoding branched-chain amino acid ABC transporter substrate-binding protein, coding for MKFPLRASLAAVALTFAVPAVMADTIKIAYIDPLSGAFAPVGQNILNSYQYIADKANAEKWAGEHKFEVVGFDNKGSPQESLNVLKTVIDKGFRYITQGNGSAVGLALQDAVNKHNERNPGKEIVYLNHAAVDPDMTNSKCSFWHFRFDSNSDMKMEALTTFMAADKNIKKVYIIGQNYSFGHQVTRAAKEYLARKRPDIQIVGDDLHPIGQVKDFSPYVAKIKASGADTVITGNWGADLALLIKSAKDADLKSNFYTYYASTTGVPTAMGAAGMDRVKYVGYWNANNETFAGKDIVEGFKTKYKDDYYSMATYSVLAAMGQAVKQAKSVDPVKVAFALEGLNFKSLNGDANMRKVDHQIQQPLYIATWVKTNGKDVKFDQENTGMGWKTNQKIDAFVASQPSSCQMKRPG
- a CDS encoding 3-(methylthio)propionyl-CoA ligase, with product MSSYVKSPLMGQMMSKPMLISSLIEHADRYFGKNEIVSRRVEGDIHRYNYSECHKRSKKLANAFAKLGVKIGDRIATLAWNGYRHLEAYYAVSGSGAVLHTINPRLHPEQIAYIANHAEDQYLLFDMTFLPIVQAIAAHCPGIKGYIMMCDRDKLPADGKIPNLMAYEDLIEANSDDFVWPLFDENSASSLCYTSGTTGNPKGALYSHRSTILHSYGSSLPDGLNVSARDSVLPVVPMFHVNAWGLPYSAPLNGAKLVFPGPHLDGKSLYELFEQEKVTFSAGVPTVWLGLLTYVAQNNLKFSTFKRTVIGGSACPPAMMKTLRHTYGVEVVHAWGMTEMSPLGTAGTLMTKHADLAEEDKQAILQKQGHVLYGVDMKIVDDAGQELPWDGKTYGNLLVKGPWIINSYYKNEGGDVLEDGWFPTGDVATIDDDGYMQITDRSKDVVKSGGEWIGTIDLENVAVSHPAILQAACIGVFHPKWDERPLLLAVKKPGAEVTKEELLQFFDGKVAKWWLPDDVVFIESLPLGATGKILKNKLREQFKEYKLPTA